The following are from one region of the Cloacibacterium sp. TD35 genome:
- a CDS encoding thioredoxin family protein has product MKKIIPFLFLVISTALFSQDGIKFGKQSFAQTLEQAKKENKLIFLDAFALWCGPCKLLDKNVFPKKEVGDYFNANFLNLHIDMEKGEGIEIAKKYSIYSYPTLLFINGDGKVVYKAAGYMSPQELISIAKEAVNPENTLENKIAKFEAGEKDPEFLMGLIKNTYATDFSLAQKVATRYFQTRTDATYSKEEAGMLLFFTKTIDDDLYKIFTAKKAELSTQIPESYLEEYDKQLKLNKVLQKSFDANTQSINEQVFLAEGTKIYGEKEAEQLLNKINMDLFFTQKKYDDYAKSALNYYQNPKDFATDELNNVAWNFYLYVTDKTLLTQVTQLCLEGIKKEENSQNTDTLANIYYKLGDNKNAKLWAKKSIEIAKAKGDEYASTEELLKKIK; this is encoded by the coding sequence ATGAAAAAAATTATACCGTTCCTTTTCTTGGTGATTTCTACAGCACTTTTTTCTCAAGATGGAATAAAATTCGGAAAGCAATCTTTTGCTCAAACCCTAGAACAAGCCAAAAAAGAAAATAAACTCATTTTTTTAGATGCTTTTGCTTTATGGTGTGGTCCGTGTAAATTGTTAGACAAAAATGTATTTCCTAAAAAAGAAGTGGGCGATTATTTCAATGCCAATTTCCTGAACCTTCACATTGACATGGAAAAAGGAGAAGGAATAGAAATTGCAAAAAAATACAGCATTTATTCTTATCCTACATTGCTATTCATAAATGGAGACGGAAAAGTAGTTTACAAAGCTGCAGGTTACATGAGTCCGCAAGAACTCATTAGTATTGCCAAAGAAGCCGTGAATCCTGAAAATACTTTAGAAAATAAAATTGCGAAGTTTGAAGCAGGAGAAAAAGACCCGGAATTTTTGATGGGATTGATTAAAAATACCTATGCAACTGATTTTTCATTGGCTCAAAAAGTGGCTACCCGTTATTTCCAAACGAGAACAGACGCTACATATTCTAAAGAAGAAGCAGGAATGTTGTTGTTTTTCACCAAAACCATAGATGATGATTTGTATAAAATCTTCACGGCAAAAAAGGCAGAACTTTCTACGCAAATTCCAGAAAGTTATTTGGAGGAATATGATAAGCAACTCAAATTGAACAAGGTTTTACAAAAATCTTTCGATGCCAATACACAAAGTATTAATGAACAAGTTTTTTTAGCTGAAGGAACAAAAATTTATGGTGAAAAAGAAGCAGAGCAACTTTTGAATAAAATCAATATGGATTTATTTTTTACTCAAAAAAAATATGATGATTACGCAAAATCAGCTTTGAATTATTATCAAAATCCTAAAGATTTTGCCACCGATGAACTCAATAATGTCGCTTGGAATTTTTACCTCTACGTTACAGATAAAACTTTGTTGACTCAAGTGACGCAATTGTGTTTAGAGGGCATTAAAAAAGAAGAAAATAGCCAGAATACAGATACATTAGCCAATATTTATTATAAATTGGGAGATAATAAAAATGCTAAACTTTGGGCGAAAAAATCTATCGAAATTGCTAAAGCGAAAGGAGATGAATACGCATCAACTGAAGAATTATTAAAAAAGATAAAGTAA
- a CDS encoding LuxR C-terminal-related transcriptional regulator, translating into MIKAKEEYYKAFKKNGNSDDLAFSKIIDIIYLTPKDSIQNLKAAYDIINYSSPQTTAKAEGYYWAAIYQEKNSLDLSREYLEKAIKINLKNKNSYLLPKNYHILGRNYYKKGEYQIALGYFRKALNYFTKQNEITQMSSMYNNFGLTYAKMKNYPLAMKNTLIAKNLLEKKQHLLHYENVFLNSIKVNLGTYSYELKDYDNALHYYEEVYQYTKEYPNNKQITSKILTNLYTFYLKNPTKLNDFILWLHNSLDENYESPFNIDILRILQKDAINKGNIKNIQLISQKLNYYEDKHKSFMLREQSETTKELNKYLVNSIENEKLIIKQKEKINYLIFYFILILTLTGSYYLYKINQLNKKKAKIKNDLLIKEKNIIEERMNNLSLNLEIKSKTEKEFLLRLKKIKKDKNYETEEIIKDLHLSISSLLNIDKKQYLELEKNNKINDSFIQKIKLDFPLLTPQEIQLCGYVHLSLSNKEIALLENITAPSVRVYKTRLKAKLGLSKEQDLETFLKTNYL; encoded by the coding sequence ATGATAAAAGCTAAAGAAGAATATTACAAGGCTTTCAAAAAAAATGGAAACAGTGATGATTTAGCTTTTTCAAAAATCATTGACATCATTTACTTAACGCCAAAAGACTCAATACAAAATCTAAAAGCGGCATATGATATCATAAATTATTCTTCCCCTCAGACCACAGCAAAAGCAGAAGGATATTATTGGGCTGCAATTTATCAGGAAAAAAACTCTTTGGATCTCAGCAGAGAATATTTAGAAAAAGCAATAAAAATAAATCTAAAAAACAAAAACTCTTATTTACTTCCTAAAAACTATCATATTTTGGGAAGAAACTACTACAAAAAAGGTGAATATCAAATTGCCCTAGGATACTTCAGAAAAGCATTGAACTATTTCACAAAACAAAATGAAATTACACAAATGAGTTCTATGTATAATAATTTTGGACTCACCTATGCTAAAATGAAAAATTATCCTCTAGCGATGAAAAACACTTTAATCGCAAAAAATCTGTTAGAAAAAAAACAACATCTTTTACATTATGAAAATGTGTTTTTAAATAGTATAAAAGTAAATTTAGGAACTTATAGTTATGAACTAAAAGATTACGACAATGCTTTACACTATTATGAAGAGGTATATCAGTACACTAAAGAATACCCCAATAACAAGCAAATTACAAGTAAAATATTAACAAATCTATATACGTTTTACCTTAAAAACCCTACAAAACTAAATGATTTTATTCTCTGGCTTCATAATTCCTTAGATGAAAACTACGAAAGCCCATTCAATATAGACATTTTAAGAATTCTTCAAAAAGATGCCATCAATAAAGGTAATATTAAAAACATTCAATTAATTTCTCAAAAACTGAATTATTATGAAGACAAACATAAATCTTTCATGCTAAGAGAACAAAGTGAAACCACAAAGGAACTTAATAAATATCTTGTCAACTCTATAGAAAATGAAAAGTTAATTATCAAACAAAAAGAAAAAATTAATTATCTTATTTTTTATTTCATCCTGATTTTAACCCTTACTGGCAGTTACTATCTTTATAAAATTAATCAATTAAACAAAAAAAAGGCAAAAATTAAAAATGATTTATTGATAAAAGAAAAAAATATTATTGAAGAAAGAATGAATAATCTGAGTCTAAATTTAGAAATTAAATCAAAAACCGAAAAAGAATTTCTTCTTAGACTAAAAAAAATAAAAAAAGATAAAAACTACGAAACCGAAGAAATCATAAAAGACCTTCATTTAAGCATTTCTAGTCTACTTAATATTGATAAAAAACAATATTTAGAGCTTGAAAAAAATAATAAAATCAATGATTCTTTTATTCAAAAAATAAAACTAGATTTTCCCCTTTTAACTCCTCAAGAAATTCAACTCTGTGGCTACGTTCATCTTTCATTATCAAACAAAGAAATTGCCCTTCTAGAAAACATTACAGCCCCTAGTGTTAGGGTTTATAAAACAAGATTGAAAGCCAAACTTGGCCTTTCTAAAGAACAAGATTTAGAAACATTCTTAAAGACTAATTACTTGTAG
- a CDS encoding cation-translocating P-type ATPase: MTQGITQKKAAELLKQYGFNELPFAKPKNVWKIALEVIQEPMFILLMFCGLVYVLLGDYTEGMILLCWVFVIIFITFYQHRKTEKSLEALRQLSSPRALVIRDGQEIRIPGREVVPEDVVILNEGDRVPADAVLLESQHLTIDESLLTGESVPVIKTEGKEAHVFSGTLVVQGKGKAKVTHTGSETQFGKIGVSLQNIEQESTRLQKEMKRLIRSLFLMGIAISIGVILAFYFTRGNFLNSLLNGLASAMSILPEEFPVVLTIFLALGAWRLSKNNVLTRKPSAIETLGSATVLCSDKTGTITQNKMEVAALYQEEKLYFKKDFKHSLENISNVLTVLVHASQRHSIDPMEKAIGNEISRLRIAKEEFDLVKEYPLSKELFAMTRVMKSKNHPQSHAYCKGAPEAIFQLCHFSEEENARYTQLVHQLAEDGYRVLAAAHCDISSAELPEKQEEFPFIFSGLVAFEDPIREEVPGAISECNKAGIKVIMITGDFSATAKSIANQIGLQHNEQVLTGAELQNMSDAELKEKIKTTHLFARIVPEQKLQIIKALKANGEVVAMTGDGVNDAPALKAADIGISMGMKGTDVAREASSLVLLDDNFASIVYAIRSGRRIFDNLQKAMSYILAIHVPIIGLVLLPAFYSSLPILLMPMHIVFMELIIDPVCSIAFESEQEEKGIMNRPPRNPDELFFGWRKIAFSLVKGFLLLAMVVVVYFLSLKEGHSDNAVRAIAFSSLIVGNVFLILTSLSDTRNFVSVILENNKALVIIFTIAFTLLFLTIGNPMLQKVFSFEYPGHQHFITSIIGAVSLLFILEMIKLLKLKLKS; encoded by the coding sequence ATGACACAAGGAATCACTCAAAAAAAAGCAGCAGAACTTTTGAAACAATACGGCTTCAATGAGCTCCCTTTTGCAAAACCGAAAAACGTTTGGAAAATTGCCCTAGAAGTGATTCAAGAGCCCATGTTTATCTTGCTTATGTTTTGTGGTCTCGTCTATGTTTTATTGGGAGATTATACCGAAGGAATGATTCTGTTGTGTTGGGTTTTCGTTATTATTTTCATCACTTTTTATCAACACAGAAAAACCGAAAAATCATTAGAAGCATTGAGACAATTGTCTTCTCCACGAGCTTTGGTGATTCGTGATGGGCAAGAAATTAGAATTCCTGGAAGAGAAGTCGTTCCCGAAGATGTAGTGATTTTAAATGAAGGAGATAGAGTTCCTGCAGATGCTGTTTTATTAGAAAGTCAACATCTCACAATAGACGAATCTTTATTAACTGGCGAATCTGTTCCTGTCATTAAAACCGAAGGAAAAGAGGCTCACGTTTTCAGCGGAACTCTAGTAGTACAAGGAAAAGGCAAAGCAAAAGTTACGCATACAGGTTCGGAAACACAGTTCGGGAAAATTGGTGTTTCTCTACAAAATATAGAACAAGAAAGTACCAGACTGCAAAAAGAGATGAAAAGACTCATTAGAAGTCTATTTCTTATGGGAATCGCCATCAGCATTGGGGTAATTCTGGCTTTTTACTTTACTAGAGGGAATTTCCTTAATTCTTTACTGAATGGTCTGGCTTCTGCTATGTCTATTTTACCTGAAGAATTCCCAGTAGTATTGACCATTTTTTTAGCATTAGGAGCTTGGAGATTATCCAAAAATAATGTCTTAACACGTAAACCTTCTGCTATAGAAACGCTAGGTTCTGCTACCGTGCTATGTAGTGATAAAACGGGCACCATTACCCAAAACAAAATGGAAGTTGCAGCACTTTATCAAGAAGAAAAACTCTATTTCAAGAAAGATTTTAAACATTCTTTAGAAAATATCAGTAATGTTTTAACGGTTTTAGTTCATGCGTCTCAGCGTCATTCTATAGACCCTATGGAGAAAGCGATTGGGAATGAAATCAGCAGATTACGTATAGCAAAAGAAGAATTTGATTTAGTGAAAGAATATCCACTGAGCAAAGAATTATTTGCCATGACTCGCGTGATGAAATCTAAAAATCATCCACAAAGTCATGCCTATTGTAAAGGGGCTCCAGAAGCCATTTTCCAATTGTGCCATTTTTCTGAAGAAGAAAACGCTCGTTATACTCAATTGGTGCATCAATTGGCTGAAGATGGCTATAGAGTTCTTGCAGCAGCTCATTGTGATATATCTTCTGCTGAACTACCTGAAAAACAAGAAGAATTTCCTTTTATTTTCAGCGGATTAGTTGCTTTTGAAGACCCAATTCGTGAAGAAGTTCCAGGAGCCATCAGCGAATGCAACAAAGCAGGAATTAAAGTCATTATGATTACGGGAGATTTTTCTGCCACTGCCAAAAGTATCGCCAATCAAATTGGTTTACAGCACAATGAACAAGTTTTAACGGGTGCAGAACTTCAAAATATGAGCGATGCAGAACTAAAAGAAAAAATAAAAACTACCCATCTTTTCGCAAGAATTGTTCCCGAACAAAAACTCCAAATCATCAAAGCTTTAAAAGCCAATGGAGAAGTAGTAGCGATGACTGGAGACGGCGTAAATGATGCACCTGCGCTGAAAGCTGCCGACATCGGAATTTCAATGGGAATGAAAGGAACAGATGTAGCCAGAGAAGCGTCTTCCTTGGTTTTGTTAGATGATAATTTTGCGTCAATTGTTTACGCTATTCGTTCTGGAAGAAGAATTTTTGACAACCTTCAAAAAGCCATGTCTTATATTCTCGCTATTCACGTTCCGATTATTGGTTTGGTTTTATTGCCTGCATTTTATTCTTCCTTGCCTATTTTATTGATGCCAATGCATATTGTATTTATGGAACTGATTATCGACCCAGTTTGTTCTATTGCTTTTGAATCTGAACAAGAAGAAAAAGGCATTATGAACAGACCACCCAGAAATCCTGACGAACTCTTTTTCGGTTGGCGAAAAATTGCTTTTAGCTTGGTGAAAGGATTTTTACTTCTCGCAATGGTGGTAGTGGTTTATTTTCTTTCTCTAAAAGAAGGACATTCTGATAACGCAGTGAGAGCCATCGCATTTTCTTCACTCATTGTAGGAAATGTATTTCTTATTCTCACTTCATTGTCTGACACCCGAAATTTTGTTTCTGTGATTTTAGAGAACAATAAAGCTTTGGTGATAATATTTACCATAGCGTTTACCTTATTATTTCTCACCATCGGAAACCCAATGTTACAAAAAGTTTTCAGTTTTGAATATCCGGGTCATCAACATTTTATTACGTCTATCATAGGAGCGGTAAGTCTTTTATTTATCTTAGAAATGATTAAGCTATTGAAGCTAAAACTTAAATCTTAA
- a CDS encoding MarR family winged helix-turn-helix transcriptional regulator, producing MKTEKDFSALYLERQLCFPLYAASRLTTKIYEPFLKNLDLTYPQYLVLMVLWQNDAITVNEIGSRLFLESNTLTPLLKRLEQKGLLTRKRSAEDERKVVISLTQSGIGLREQAVEIPTKIISHFSDESISAEEIIQFQKTLHSLIEILHQKSEKQ from the coding sequence ATGAAAACAGAAAAAGATTTCAGCGCACTCTATTTAGAAAGACAATTGTGCTTTCCACTGTATGCAGCATCTCGATTAACCACCAAGATTTATGAGCCTTTTCTCAAAAATCTAGACCTTACCTATCCACAATATTTGGTGCTTATGGTCCTTTGGCAAAATGACGCCATTACCGTGAATGAAATAGGGAGCCGACTTTTTTTAGAATCTAATACGCTCACTCCATTGCTCAAAAGATTAGAACAAAAGGGATTGCTTACCCGAAAACGCTCTGCCGAAGACGAAAGAAAAGTAGTGATTTCTCTTACCCAATCAGGAATAGGACTCCGAGAACAAGCAGTAGAAATTCCCACAAAAATTATTAGTCATTTCTCAGACGAAAGCATTTCTGCGGAAGAAATCATACAATTCCAAAAAACCTTGCATAGTTTGATAGAAATTCTTCATCAAAAATCTGAAAAACAATAG
- a CDS encoding IS110 family transposase: protein MKNLFIGIDISKEVFDYCAIDEQNQIIINKQVAPNSKDGIEKFCQKLDQLKEYSIWIAMEHTGHYGSLLCYEFSIRQLCYSLINPLEMKHATGISRGKTDAVDAWRIASYALANKHKLKPYILPAKELRKLKILMSSRERLVKVHVQMKNGLKSLEIEAKIISLKSHTQEMERIILQIEKSILSTEKQMREFIKQNDELKNNFQKITSVIGVGEITAIKCILETDNFTKFNNPRKFSCHCGLAPFKYQSGSSIRGKTKTSSLCDKSLKSILFKAACSAIQHDPQLKNYYLRKTSEGKHKLSVINAVASKIVLRIFAVSKRKQNFVKLFN, encoded by the coding sequence ATGAAAAATCTATTTATTGGAATTGATATTTCCAAAGAGGTATTTGATTATTGTGCTATTGATGAGCAAAACCAAATAATCATCAATAAACAAGTTGCCCCAAATTCCAAAGATGGAATTGAAAAATTTTGTCAAAAACTTGACCAATTAAAAGAGTATTCTATCTGGATTGCCATGGAACACACTGGGCATTATGGAAGTTTACTATGTTATGAGTTCTCTATTCGTCAACTTTGTTATTCCTTAATCAATCCTTTAGAAATGAAACATGCTACTGGAATTAGCAGAGGAAAAACTGATGCAGTAGATGCTTGGAGAATTGCAAGTTATGCTTTAGCTAATAAACATAAACTAAAACCATACATATTACCAGCAAAAGAACTTAGAAAACTCAAAATATTAATGAGTTCTAGAGAACGTTTGGTTAAAGTCCATGTACAAATGAAAAACGGCTTAAAAAGCTTAGAGATAGAAGCAAAAATAATCTCTCTAAAGTCTCACACTCAAGAAATGGAGCGAATTATTCTTCAAATAGAAAAATCTATATTGTCTACGGAAAAACAAATGAGAGAATTTATTAAACAAAACGATGAATTGAAAAACAACTTTCAGAAAATAACTTCTGTTATTGGTGTAGGAGAGATTACTGCTATAAAATGCATTCTTGAAACGGATAATTTTACCAAATTCAACAACCCAAGAAAGTTCAGTTGTCACTGCGGTTTAGCCCCTTTTAAATATCAATCTGGAAGCAGTATTAGAGGGAAAACTAAAACAAGTTCGCTCTGTGACAAATCCCTTAAAAGCATCCTTTTTAAAGCTGCTTGCTCAGCTATACAGCATGACCCTCAACTGAAAAATTATTACTTAAGAAAAACTTCTGAGGGAAAACACAAATTATCTGTAATAAACGCTGTAGCAAGTAAAATTGTGCTAAGAATTTTTGCCGTATCTAAAAGAAAACAAAATTTTGTAAAACTTTTTAACTAA
- a CDS encoding DNA cytosine methyltransferase — protein MKNHNFIDLFAGASGMSEGFIKAGFNPVAHIEMNEEACFTIKTRSAYHYLKSENKLDVYYSYLKKEINREEFYKNIPDEILNSVINVEIDDNSIKDIFKKLVKEKGNIDLIIGGPPCQAYSLLGRHHDNIENDPRNKLYIQYGRFLKEFSPKAFVFENVPGILSANKGQHFKNLKTYFRKLGYEVYHDTLDASDYGVVQARKRIIIIGWKKESDFGFPDFEKSEKKYTVNEAFQDLPKLKPGEGYQYINYKEQKNKYLEKFNLRNGIDFVTQHISRPHNKRDLAIYKTAIRKWNHEQIRMKYPDLPEELKTHKNESSFIDRFKVVNGTGVSHTVVAHIAKDGHYYIHPDEEQCRSISVREAARLQSFPDDFYFEGSRSAAFKQIGNAVPPLMAYAIAKKMKDLL, from the coding sequence ATGAAAAATCACAATTTTATAGATTTGTTTGCGGGAGCATCTGGGATGTCTGAAGGATTTATTAAAGCAGGGTTCAATCCTGTTGCACATATTGAAATGAATGAAGAAGCCTGTTTTACTATAAAAACTAGATCAGCTTATCATTATCTTAAATCAGAAAATAAATTAGATGTATACTACAGTTATTTAAAGAAAGAAATAAATAGGGAAGAGTTTTACAAAAATATACCAGATGAAATTTTAAATTCTGTTATAAATGTTGAAATAGATGATAATTCTATAAAAGACATTTTCAAAAAACTTGTTAAAGAAAAGGGAAACATTGATTTAATAATTGGAGGTCCACCTTGTCAAGCATATTCTCTGTTAGGAAGACATCATGACAATATAGAAAATGACCCTCGAAATAAATTATACATTCAATATGGGAGATTTTTGAAAGAGTTTAGTCCCAAAGCATTTGTGTTTGAAAATGTTCCTGGAATTTTAAGTGCAAATAAAGGACAACATTTTAAAAACTTAAAAACATATTTCAGAAAGCTTGGTTATGAAGTGTATCACGATACACTTGATGCATCAGATTATGGAGTTGTACAGGCTAGAAAGAGAATTATAATTATTGGATGGAAAAAAGAATCTGATTTTGGATTTCCCGATTTTGAAAAATCAGAAAAAAAATATACCGTAAATGAAGCATTTCAGGATTTACCTAAATTAAAACCTGGCGAGGGGTATCAGTATATAAATTACAAAGAACAAAAAAACAAGTATCTTGAAAAATTCAATTTACGAAATGGGATTGATTTTGTTACCCAGCATATTTCTCGGCCTCACAACAAAAGGGATTTAGCTATATATAAAACTGCTATTCGCAAGTGGAATCACGAGCAGATAAGAATGAAATACCCAGATTTGCCGGAGGAATTAAAAACACATAAAAATGAATCTTCATTTATTGATAGATTTAAAGTTGTCAATGGAACAGGAGTTTCACATACAGTTGTAGCACATATTGCAAAAGACGGACATTACTACATACATCCTGATGAAGAGCAATGTCGTTCTATATCGGTGAGAGAAGCTGCCAGATTACAGTCTTTTCCTGATGATTTCTATTTCGAAGGTTCGCGTTCTGCCGCATTTAAACAGATAGGTAATGCCGTTCCACCGTTAATGGCATATGCTATTGCAAAAAAAATGAAAGATCTATTATGA
- a CDS encoding helix-turn-helix transcriptional regulator, protein MAKNEQMLRLLFIEEFLRRRKDRGATYPEIADYLETQFAEKGLELKFTERTFQRDKLAIADVFGIQISYSRKKNAHFIEEEELELSQESVFDQLLLVEAYRETKGKADVMFFEPRRARGLVHLNGLIHAITQKKVLSFTYQKFWENEKSSKVVMPYALKEFKNRWYLLAADYQSKNPSFFLKTYGLDRISDLNISNTSFKRENIDIEKAYKNSFGIISTLGKETQEILLKFDREQANYVKALPLHHSQTVIAENETETIFRVSLVPTYDFQREILSYGKRVQVLAPESFIQELKAEVEIMLKNFSV, encoded by the coding sequence ATGGCAAAAAACGAACAAATGCTCAGACTGCTCTTTATAGAAGAGTTTTTACGCAGAAGAAAAGACCGAGGCGCCACTTATCCAGAAATTGCAGACTACTTAGAAACGCAGTTTGCAGAAAAAGGACTGGAACTCAAATTTACTGAACGCACTTTTCAGCGAGATAAACTGGCGATTGCAGATGTATTTGGGATACAGATTTCTTATTCCCGTAAGAAAAATGCCCATTTCATAGAGGAAGAAGAACTGGAACTTTCCCAAGAGAGCGTATTTGACCAATTGCTATTGGTAGAAGCCTACCGCGAAACCAAAGGAAAAGCAGATGTGATGTTTTTTGAGCCGAGAAGAGCCAGAGGTTTAGTACATCTTAACGGTTTGATTCATGCGATTACCCAGAAGAAAGTACTCTCTTTTACCTATCAAAAATTTTGGGAAAACGAAAAGTCCAGCAAAGTCGTCATGCCTTATGCGTTGAAGGAATTCAAAAACCGTTGGTATCTTTTGGCCGCCGATTATCAGTCCAAAAACCCCTCTTTTTTTCTAAAAACTTACGGACTAGACCGCATTTCTGACCTCAATATCAGCAATACTTCTTTCAAAAGAGAGAATATTGATATAGAAAAGGCTTACAAAAATTCTTTTGGCATCATCAGTACTTTGGGCAAAGAAACACAGGAAATTTTGTTGAAATTTGACCGTGAACAAGCCAATTATGTCAAAGCTTTGCCACTGCATCATTCCCAAACCGTAATCGCCGAGAACGAAACGGAGACCATTTTTAGGGTGAGTTTGGTGCCTACTTATGATTTCCAAAGGGAGATTTTATCCTACGGAAAACGCGTGCAAGTTTTAGCGCCAGAAAGTTTTATCCAAGAACTGAAAGCAGAGGTAGAAATCATGCTGAAAAATTTTTCTGTGTAA
- a CDS encoding LacI family DNA-binding transcriptional regulator, with product MKNLNDIYYFCSMGKISLKDLALHLKLSVSTVSKALRDSYEISEETKKLVLDAAKELGYHANPYAGSLRNHKSKTIALIVPELNNDFFIQAISGVEAVARENGYHVLVYSSKENYQEEKEIAEHLLNGRVEGVIASIAFNTTDTKHFEDIINEGIPVVFFDRVPKTLNVTKVITNDYEAGFNATEFLIKNGCKDIAFFSLNDSLSIESGRKEGYIDALKKYGIPFNKQRLLKCVRDGEESNNSYDKIYKFLELKKGRPDAVFASVENLAIKTLRVCNQLNIKIPKQMKLICFSNYSNADLLTPPLSTITQPAYEMGSMAAQDLFFHLKNEIGYFYEKKLTFKSTIVQRDSTNS from the coding sequence ATGAAAAATTTAAACGATATTTATTATTTTTGTTCTATGGGTAAAATTAGTCTCAAAGATTTAGCATTACATCTAAAACTTTCAGTATCAACTGTTTCTAAAGCGCTTCGCGATAGCTATGAAATAAGTGAAGAAACGAAGAAGTTGGTTTTAGATGCTGCCAAAGAATTGGGCTATCATGCCAATCCTTATGCTGGTTCACTCAGAAATCATAAAAGCAAAACGATTGCGCTCATTGTACCAGAACTTAATAATGATTTTTTTATCCAAGCCATCAGTGGCGTAGAAGCAGTAGCCAGAGAAAATGGTTACCATGTTTTGGTGTATTCTAGTAAAGAAAATTACCAGGAAGAGAAAGAAATTGCAGAACATTTACTCAATGGTAGAGTAGAAGGTGTAATTGCTTCTATAGCCTTTAATACTACAGATACCAAGCATTTCGAAGATATTATTAATGAAGGAATTCCGGTAGTGTTTTTTGATAGAGTTCCTAAAACGCTTAATGTGACCAAAGTAATTACCAATGATTACGAAGCTGGTTTTAATGCTACAGAATTTTTAATCAAAAACGGATGCAAAGACATTGCCTTTTTTTCTTTAAATGACAGTTTAAGCATAGAAAGCGGAAGAAAAGAAGGTTATATAGATGCTCTAAAAAAATATGGCATTCCGTTTAATAAACAAAGGCTCTTAAAATGTGTAAGAGATGGCGAAGAAAGCAATAATTCTTACGATAAAATTTATAAATTTTTAGAACTTAAAAAAGGCAGGCCAGATGCTGTTTTTGCCTCTGTAGAAAATTTAGCGATTAAAACCTTGAGAGTTTGTAATCAGTTGAATATCAAGATTCCTAAACAAATGAAATTAATCTGTTTTTCTAATTACAGCAATGCAGATTTATTAACTCCACCCCTTTCTACCATTACCCAACCTGCTTATGAAATGGGAAGTATGGCAGCTCAAGATTTATTTTTTCATCTCAAAAATGAAATCGGATATTTCTATGAGAAGAAACTCACCTTTAAATCTACAATTGTTCAAAGAGACTCTACCAATTCATAG